Proteins encoded within one genomic window of Hevea brasiliensis isolate MT/VB/25A 57/8 chromosome 8, ASM3005281v1, whole genome shotgun sequence:
- the LOC131182081 gene encoding endo-1,4-beta-xylanase 5-like: protein MLQSNNTSVDIWVDSISLQPFTEKQWMSHQDQAIEKTRKTKVRIQAVDSQGKPLSNAKISIKLKKASFPFGCAINKNILYNNAYQNWFTSRFTVTVFENEMKWYSTEPSQGKVDYSVPDAMLQFAKKNNVLVRGHNVFWDDPKYQQGWINSLSPTDLSKATTDRINSIMSRYRGEVIGWDVVNENLHFNFFESKLGQNASAVFYNLAQKIDGTSTLFLNEYNTIENARDGDSTPAKYLQKLRDIKAFPGNGNLKLGIGLESHFSSAAPNLAYMRASIDTLAATNFPIWVTELDVQRGPYQLQAQYLEQILREAHSHPKVAGIVIWSAWKPQGCYRMCLTDNNFKNLPTGNVVDELLAGRIAIKSSAGRTDGNGFFEASLSHGLYSVKIHHPSAKNSSLVQKLNVVSSTGADNQTLLMRFAA, encoded by the exons ATGCTTCAG AGTAACAATACATCGGTTGACATATGGGTGGATAGCATCTCATTGCAACCCTTCACCGAAAAGCAATGGATGTCTCATCAAGATCAAGCCATTGAAAAG ACCCGAAAGACTAAGGTAAGAATCCAGGCAGTGGATAGTCAAGGAAAACCCTTATCTAATGCTAAAATCTCAATAAAACTAAAGAAAGCAAGTTTCCCATTTGGCTGTGCTATAAACAAAAATATCCTCTACAACAACGCCTATCAAAACTGGTTCACTTCCAGGTTCACAGTGACAGTATTTGAGAATGAAATGAAGTGGTATAGCACTGAACCCTCGCAGGGCAAAGTGGACTACTCAGTCCCTGACGCCATGCTTCAGTTCGCCAAGAAGAACAATGTACTGGTCCGAGGCCACAATGTGTTCTGGGATGATCCCAAGTATCAGCAAGGATGGATCAATTCACTCTCTCCAACCGATCTTTCCAAGGCCACCACTGATAGGATCAACTCTATCATGTCAAGGTACAGAGGGGAAGTCATTGGCTGGGATGTTGTTAATGAAAACCTGCACTTCAATTTCTTTGAGAGCAAATTAGGGCAAAATGCTTCTGCAGTTTTCTATAACTTGGCTCAGAAGATTGATGGAACTTCGACGTTGTTCTTGAACGAATACAATACCATTGAAAATGCTAGAGATGGTGATTCTACACCGGCTAAGTACCTGCAAAAGCTGAGAGATATTAAGGCATTTCCTggtaatggaaatttgaaattggGGATTGGACTCGAATCCCATTTCAGTAGTGCTGCTCCAAACCTTGCTTATATGAGGGCTTCCATTGATACACTTGCTGCTACCAATTTCCCCATTTGGGTCACAGAATTAGATGTTCAAAGGGGCCCCTATCAG TTGCAG GCACAATACTTGGAGCAGATTCTAAGGGAGGCACACAGTCACCCGAAAGTGGCAGGAATTGTGATCTGGTCAGCCTGGAAACCGCAGGGATGTTACAGGATGTGTCTGACAGATAACAATTTCAAGAACTTGCCCACTGGTAATGTAGTTGACGAGCTGTTGGCTGGGCGGATTGCTATCAAGTCCTCGGCTGGCAGGACAGATGGAAATGGCTTCTTCGAGGCGTCCCTTTCCCATGGACTTTACAGTGTGAAAATTCATCACCCATCTGCAAAAAATTCTTCTTTGGTTCAAAAGCTTAATGTGGTCTCAAGCACTGGTGCAGATAACCAAACATTGCTTATGCGATTTGCCGCCTGa